Below is a genomic region from Hevea brasiliensis isolate MT/VB/25A 57/8 chromosome 3, ASM3005281v1, whole genome shotgun sequence.
TTGGGGCTTGTTTTGTGGAATGACGAAAATGCCCTTATCCTTTTATGCGGcgttgaaaatttttaattttcattttttatttttttttacacttaCACCCGCCAATACTTTAAGAAGGAATGCAGCCACGTGGCGACATGCACGGTCAGCTCCCTGCTTTTTTCATTAAAACttacattaaaaatatatatacatatataataattatataaatatttaatgtgtaaattattaaatttatttttatacaaaaTCAATCCGATACAGCAAAGGGTAAAGGACAGCTTTCTGTGCAAAATTCTAAAGCTAACCGTCGATATGATAAGCATGAGACAAGACGGTGGCAGGAAAGGACACGTGTTCATTAGAATCTTTTAGTTGAAAAATTTTAGTGTTAAAGAATGCATAGAAATTTCTTTCAAATAAAGTTCAATTTGCTCCCatatttatagaaaatatttaatttaatttattataaattttttatctaatttaatttaaaatttttattttatatttaaatatacttAAAATTGAGGATTGTGCACTCATGTACCACAAATTTTAGTGCGTgagttatattttttttaatttttaatacttttaaaattaattatttttaatatttattaaataattataaatattttttatattttaatgttaattaataatatggaaataaaaatttaatatttaatatttttaattttatttagttataattttctaattttaaataaaaaaatgaaaatataaacataatttttctaatttaaataattaaattcaattataatacttttaattttaattaattatatgaaaaataaaaaaatatttttattaattttcaatttgattaagtataattattataattttattttaattaattataggaaaatataaaaaaatattttttatatttttggtttaattaataatattaaataataaaaataatatttttgatatttttatttaattaacaatacaatataaaaataatatttattattaaaaaaataaaaaataattaaatataatttgaaCCGATTTGTGcctaaatcaaaatttataaattaaattaaattaaaaattaaaaataaacaaaattagaCCTCGTCAGTAAATATAAAAGGTAAATTGAGCTTTATTTCAAATTTCTTCAATGGGCTAAGGGAACGGAAATGTGCGCACAAAAGGACTGGGAAGGATTCTGGTCTTCGATTTTAAGCTCTTCATCCAAAGATACAAGCAAATTGTTTAATGAGGGTAGTGTTAGGGTTTCAGTTTTCCATGCTTAGGGCTTGGATCAATGACGCAGGTCGCTGCGTTCATCAAAAGCTGagcctctctctctctatgttgGAGAAGGCTAGATGTGCTGAGGGGAGAAAAAGCCGCAGTTCTATCCTCGACAACATGAAATCATGCCGCAAAATGCTTCTTCTGTAGCCTTCTCTCTCAAACTCCAAAGATGCTTTAGCTGTTTTCCCATcacaatttttatatataaaaaagaattactataataaataataattttttgatATTATTGTACAAGCAGAAAAcacgaattaaaatttgaatattctttcctaTGTATAGCCATTGTACATGTCACGattcaacctatgggccggaccagcactaggatcTGAGTCAGCCTAAAgtccccgagacccgtagtaagcctaactattcacttaacccaactataaggcccatttggacccaatttcaagaaatcaaccggacagagtccgaccataaaatgaacttttcaacggggagtttttgactcacccgacctgtaaacacaatatatatatcaatttggggagctcagctcaccctccacatactcataacaacataaaataaatgggagctctgctccctcatccagtctatcaacatgcataaaataataagtttacaggtccaaaataagaatttatattacagacccaatttaaATGAaggtttctaacacatgcggaaattctagaaatttatagaattacacaaacataaataaataacctgcgagggagaaaagcaggttaacctcaaaatatcctcctgtggcctggaaaataatgaacaggagtgagcgttcgactcagagagtaaaatatcaattttaaccataatctctataactatctaaaattaatgcaccctgtagagtgaaatgcaacatcagcaacaaATTCAcagcataacagcaaaaaggtaatttgaagcactcacacacccagtaatatcaatcataatatatgggagctgatcccctatacagctctcttaaatccaacatagtgccagcgaagaactcaagccggactttcgcttaataaaccaaatcggggtcccagcgaagaactcaagccgtgactacccccgaaggatcgggtcccagcgaagatttcaagccgtgactacccgtcctatccatagccaacaccacatcacacgcacgccaacgcacacacacagctccaaattaccacaacaacatccatggcactttaacagttatgaatgcaacataaatcatgcctagagtttaactacatagatatatgcatataagtgatgcatgggcatacttgaacatataataatatcgaaattacaattaaaattaatattttactcacaaacttgatgaTCATCATGGCGgtgagcggaggaagaaggtcattcggctcacctgataattacattacaattatttaatataattgactcaatacaaatcatgaaaagaccaaatacatcataagtcgtgccgaaaatctggcagagtctcccctatacctaggacctacccaacctgcaaaagggctcaaaatacacttctatattcacaatccatatatccacaactcaatcacatcacacaacccctcctgagcccatcaaatcagtcatccatcacaatatgtaaaatttcaatttagtccttataattgatcatttttgcaaaaattgcccaaataagctctaaaaattctaaaactttgccccgcggtccttagcaatattactaggctattgcaaaaagaatcataattttctgagctaccacgaatattttatagatttttaatcctatttaagcactagaaaattacgaaaaagtaaggttcgggtttacctttgccgattcctacTCCAGGGACGCGCTCggaacgtctgacaatggtggggtagccaaaacctcgattcaaTTCTGAGACTTTTCCAAGATGGCCGTGCATGCGGCGAAATTCACAAACCGGATAAGCGTCGAATTTCcgagaattgaagatacctacacgaagcccacaacacggaggttagtacataaattttacggaattttttaagctcattaaatgctcggaaaaacactgcgaagttccgtgggacccaccgaaaaacggtgtcggaaaaatttgaaatttatatcgtcgcgaagctctcgacgagtggagcactctggtactctcggttttctcgtggggttcacggttttcgagaaatctagcccaaaagtcaaaatgggctaaaacttcccgagcaaaaattggacaaaccgctttatggatttcggtgttcttggtgtctatggaaaactcTCAACGattagatggatttagacacaaaacctgatccgattggtggccggatcagccGAATTTCAACTGGGAAGACAAAGCGGCGCGCTTGCGCGTCGCTTCACTTCGGGTGCCTTTTTCCTGCGTTCGAGGTGGCGGCCGGCGAGTTGGAGTGGCTAGGGACAGACATTGgcgggctggggtggcaggggaggtggcggcgcaacaaggggaggagagaggagagagaaagagagggaggAGGAAACGCGCgcggaaaaaaaaagagaagggactggtccgattcgaccggttaaATTCGATCCGGTTCAATTCAACcgattcgattcgaaatacaaaattttaaatttttactctgcattgagatcgaaaacgaggtccaaaaattccaaaaaaattttcaaaaaattcagaaaaatttgtagactccaaatatatttttagttttaacatgtaatctttaaattaattttttaaaaatcatcaaagtttatatttttaaaaaatcgaacccaatttttaaaatccgaaaaatctcaaataatttcttaaaatttaaataaaattaaaatatcaatattactcataaaaaaataaatttaaaatttttgagatGTTACAGTACAACCGGGCCAGTTAATCATACATCCCTACTAGTAATAAAATTTCAATTCAGCAATATTaatctttaaaaatataaattaaattcaaaattacaataaaaaaaaaattgcaactcCGACTTTCCCTTCAATATAAAGAGTTCTGGACACTTTCCTTCCAATGACATGACTACATCTTGGACACCCTAAAATCCATAATTTGCAATTCTCAAGTAATACgtcaattgttaaaaagaaaaccACTGCAACTGACACATTCAAACaacatatattatatataattccAATAATCCTATTAAGTACAAGCACGCCACTATAAGGATTTTGGGAGTGCCAAAATCGACAAACTGTGGAAAAGGTAATGCAGGGACAGATTACTAAAGCTTACTATGACAATAGACGCATTCAAAAAGACTCCATGTCTGTTCTATGACAGCCCACCCTCCCAAGAATAACCCTCTCCATAAAAAATGAGCACGGTTTTCTCCAGTTATAGTGAAAACCCATGTTCATCATGCGACTCTTATCCATGTTTGTCTTCCCACACCAATAATATTAATCTTGTCGTATTGAAAACCCGAAACCCGTCCAGTAGCCTTTCAACCACACCTTAGACTGGACAAGTAGACCCACACATGACACCAAGACGCCCAACCTGAAGTTGACAAGTGCTCCACCACATTTCTCGACTTCAATGCCGAACCAGTGAACTCCTGCAGATAATAACTACAAGAATGTAAACCATGAGGTTGCTCAAATAAAGACTATCTACACAACACAAGATTGTTCAGCATTAACAATATGGAAAGGACAATAGGAATAGAAAGCAACACATACGTCTAGCTGAAATTAAATCCGCCAGATGGAACAGAAGGCATCTCACTCCCACCAAATTGGAACCCAGATTGGGATGCGTCTCCTGGCGGCATTGTCTCATCCTCCTCCTCAAGCCAATATGTCTCAAGGATCTTCACAGCCTTCTCATAAATCTCTGTGTTGTCATGAGACTGTAGATTTTCAATTTTCTCCAACCCCTCAGCATCATCAATCATTTGTGCATATTGATTTACACCTCCAGTGCTGCCTAAATTCTTGTCAGCTTCTCCTACCTTCAAGATGTTTTCAAGACCTTCTAAACAGACTGTCACTATCCTTGGATCAGGGCATATGAGAAGGTCACACAAGGGCTTGATGCAACCCTGGCTAACAAGGTACCTGTAAAGCCAAGAGTACAAAAATTAGTAGTTGAATATCATATCGATGCACCTTATTACAAAAGGTAATTTTCAAATACAGATAAGAAAAAAGAATTCCAGTTTTTACTTGATTTGATCATGAGTACCACCCGATGTAGCATTTGAGATTGCCCATGCAGCCTCTTTCTTAATGTCAAACTCAGCATTTTGAAGCAGATGAACTAATGGAGCAATGATATTAGCCTCAATTACAGCCTGCAAGATTTTGTAAATAAGATATATGATCATACATTCAATAGTCAAAATCATTGCAATTCCATAAAATCAATACAACCAACATGGATTGATGGTTACCTGAATCTGCTCTTTGTTGCCAGCAGTTATATTAGATATGGTCCAACAAGCTTCCTTCTTGATACTCTTTTTATAGTTATTTGTCAACAAATTTAGAAGGCAAGGCAGTGCTTGATGATTGATGATACACTGTAGGGCAGCATACCACATAAGTATGAGAGAACAAACAAATGATATGCGTCCACACATACCAAGATCACATTGAATAGGACTAGAAAATGAAGCTCAATTCCAGCCCAGGGTCCACTCCTGTGCAGTTAGATAACATAATTATTCCCATTTTCTATCTTAAATGCCTTCAACTCCTACTGCCAGCCCTATTACAAATTAGGTATTGGCCTACTACATTCTCCATTTACCTACTACAGACTTATTCTGCTGCATAGAAGGCTTGTGAACATCAACACTAATCCTCCCACATGGATTAATTATCATGCAACTTCAATTGGGACATCCAAGAAATCATAATAAACAGCTTTTTTCTAGGGATGGAACAGTGACTTGTAAGATTTATGCAAATACAAGAGTAGTACCTGGGTCTGCATATCATCACCAGTGACAATATTCCCAACAGTTCGAAGTGCAGGAATGAGAACTGAGGGAGATGGGTGCCTGAAAAATGCAGTAAACACTTACGCTTCAGGTGCACGACAAACAATGTAAATTACAAACCCAACAACCAATACAACAAAGCTTAAAGTAAGAGAATCTAACACTCACAGTAAAAGCTCAACTAGCCGAGGGCATACTCCTGCTTCAATAACAGCTTGAATTTTGTCATTGGTACCATCAGAAAGATATGAGAGTGCCCAACATGCATCAGTCAAAACTTCCTCATCAttagaatgaattaaatgtgcaaGAGCTGGAAGAGCAGGCTTAACCTGTTCAATAAGACGCAACAAGAACAGAATGGACTCAGGCAAGTAACAGAATGTTATAGAGAAGAAAAGATGATAAGAGCTATATAACCATAACCCATTCAAGAAATACTTGTTGAAAGACTAAAGTGACATAAGCGCTATCAACTAATAGCAAATAAAAATACATTGGCAAAAGAACAAACCTGGTCAAAAGGTGGCTGCGGCTTGCCTCGGCAAAAGTTCGAGAGCGTCCATGTAGCGTTCCTTAGCATAGACAGTTTAGCATGCTCATTCAATTGTGCCAGCAAAGGAATCAAAGCTCCATGCCCAAGAACAAGATCACGACATTTAGGAGAATCTCCAGCAACATTTCCCAATGCCCACACAGCCTGCATATTCAAAAGAGAAGGAAATTTGGTTAAAATTGCCATGCATCATTTTCCACATAACTGCTATTTCAATAACAACTCAACTGCTTAACACCTCATGACATTACCAAAGAACCCCCCAAGCCCAAACAATAATGATACAAGGAAAAGAGGATAACATTTAGTCATCTTCTATATACATCATACCTGTTCACGAACATCATCACTTGGAGAACCCAGAAGCTTTACAAATATGGGAACAGCTCCATGATCAATTACCACCCTAGTATTCTCAGACGTCCCAGAAGCAATGTTTGTGAGTGCCCAAGCTGCTTCAAACTACATGAATTTTCAGCAAATTATACTTTCAAGCTATGATTTCAAAAGACTGGATTAGACGTAAAAAAGAATAATGCATCTGGCAGACCTGAAGCTGAGGAAAGTCCTCCCTCATAAGAAACTCAACAAAGCGGGGAACAACACCAGCCTGTATGACTTCCTCAATTGGAGGGCTACGTTCTGATAATGGACAAAAATAGGCAGAGTATATATGTTATAcaaaaaaaacaaattaaatgaataaatgaaccaattACAGGACCAGTTTCTCACCAATTGAGAGCAACTTCCTGAACTGAGTGGTTGCCTCAAGCAGCAAATTACTATCATCAGACCAAACACCAGCAACCATCGATGGTAAATGCTCTAACTGCACTCAAGCAATTCAGAGATATAAACAATAAGCCAAAGCATCCCTTTAAAGGTCATTCCAAattgtcaaagaaaaaaaatcccAAATGGGCAGCAATCCAGTCAATATAACTCATTTTGATACAAAAGTTAAATATAAAGCAATCCCTACCAAACTCAATGCCATGATTCCAACAAAACAAATAATACACACATTCTAAGTTCCTCAAAAGCTAAAAAAATTAGCTTACAGGATACACCAACAATCTGTGTAAACAGTTATACAAGGACAAACATCAACAATTAATTCAATCAATTCATCGCAAGTCCCAACCTCATTGCCTCCAAACCCACAGCTAAAAGGCAAAAATACCAACCTCACTCCCACTccatgaaacatgaaaagagAATTCAATTGCATCTGATTCTGAGAAACGGAATCACCCATTATCCCTAACTCAAAAGGAAGAACAGAATATGTTCCACTCAAAATTTAAACCATAAAATTCACAACACCACTATCACTTTCCAAAAGATTAACCCATTTTACGCTGATACCATGGAGTCCTTGATGAAACTTCTAACAACACAAAAGCAAAAAGGGACATGTTATGGGCTCGAAAA
It encodes:
- the LOC110639299 gene encoding importin subunit alpha-2 encodes the protein MSLRPSARTEVRRNRYKVAVDAEESRRRREDNMVEIRKNRREESLQKKRREGLQAQPMPAAIHSSAVEKRLEHLPSMVAGVWSDDSNLLLEATTQFRKLLSIERSPPIEEVIQAGVVPRFVEFLMREDFPQLQFEAAWALTNIASGTSENTRVVIDHGAVPIFVKLLGSPSDDVREQAVWALGNVAGDSPKCRDLVLGHGALIPLLAQLNEHAKLSMLRNATWTLSNFCRGKPQPPFDQVKPALPALAHLIHSNDEEVLTDACWALSYLSDGTNDKIQAVIEAGVCPRLVELLLHPSPSVLIPALRTVGNIVTGDDMQTQCIINHQALPCLLNLLTNNYKKSIKKEACWTISNITAGNKEQIQAVIEANIIAPLVHLLQNAEFDIKKEAAWAISNATSGGTHDQIKYLVSQGCIKPLCDLLICPDPRIVTVCLEGLENILKVGEADKNLGSTGGVNQYAQMIDDAEGLEKIENLQSHDNTEIYEKAVKILETYWLEEEDETMPPGDASQSGFQFGGSEMPSVPSGGFNFS